In one window of Mus pahari chromosome 3, PAHARI_EIJ_v1.1, whole genome shotgun sequence DNA:
- the LOC110317859 gene encoding LOW QUALITY PROTEIN: endogenous retrovirus group K member 113 Pro protein-like (The sequence of the model RefSeq protein was modified relative to this genomic sequence to represent the inferred CDS: substituted 1 base at 1 genomic stop codon), with protein sequence MQTANSAPSLCRTTPGSAGVDLCASTSSVLTPKDGVQVISTGVLGPPPPHTCFLILGRASTTLKRLIVHPSLVDNDYTGEIKILVSAPRGPISIFQGQSLTKALPLPLDPSHPVKGAWHGSSXPGSSDIYWVQAITKDHPTLSLKINGKSFEGILDSGADSTVISQSAWPSAWPLQATLTHLQGIRQSKNTHQSPQLLTWEDSEGNSGFIQPFVVPSLPVNLWGRDILSQMKVFMCSPNEVVAQQMLSQGYLPGQGLGKNRKGRPMPIATSPKMDHTGSGC encoded by the coding sequence ATGCAGACAGCCAACTCAGCTCCTAGTCTCTGCAGAACCACCCCAGGAAGTGCGGGAGTGGATCTGTGTGCCTCCACCAGCTCAGTACTGACCCCCAAGGATGGTGTCCAGGTTATTTCCACTGGGGTTTTGGGACCTCCCCCACCTCACACGTGTTTTCTAATTCTGGGGCGTGCCTCCACCACATTAAAGAGACTTATAGTTCATCCCTCTTTAGTGGACAATGATTATACAGGAGAAATTAAGATTCTGGTCAGTGCCCCTCGAGGCCCAATATCAATCTTCCAAGGGCAAAGCTTGACAAaggctctgcctctacctctagatCCCTCCCACCCAGTGAAAGGTGCATGGCACGGCTCTTCTTAGCCAGGATCCTCAGACATATACTGGGTCCAAGCAATCACTAAGGACCACCCTACGCTCAGCCTTAAGATAAATGGCAAGAGCTTTGAAGGCATTTTAGATTCAGGCGCTGACTCGACTGTAATTTCACAGAGTGCCTGGCCTTCTGCTTGGCCTTTACAAGCCACTCTGACCCATCTGCAAGGAATCAGACAATCAAAAAATACTCACCAGAGCCCACAGTTGCTGACTTGGGAAGATAGTGAGGGAAATTCAGGCTTTATTCAGCCCTTCGTTGTTCCTAGCCTACCTGTTAATCTTTGGGGAAGAGacattctctctcaaatgaaagTTTTCATGTGCAGTCCCAATGAGGTTGTTGCTCAACAAATGCTCTCCCAGGGATATCTCCCTGGACAGGGATTAGGCAAAAATAGGAAGGGGAGGCCTATGCCAATAGCTACCTCTCCCAAAATGGATCATACAGGCTCAGGTTGTTGA